A genomic segment from Rhodohalobacter sp. 614A encodes:
- the rplE gene encoding 50S ribosomal protein L5, translating into MAEARLYTQYKEEIVPKLKEEFGYENIMAIPKLQKIVINVGAGEAINDAKYLDSIVENIGAITGQQPVKTKAKKSVSNFKLREGMPIGCKVTLRKKVMYEFLDRLINLALPRTRDFQGVPNKSFDGRGNYTMGIKEHTIFPEIDVDSTNRVHGMDITFVTNAETDEEAFALLKHFGMPFKK; encoded by the coding sequence ATGGCAGAAGCAAGACTTTACACACAGTATAAAGAAGAGATTGTACCGAAGTTAAAAGAAGAGTTCGGTTACGAGAACATCATGGCGATTCCCAAACTCCAGAAGATTGTGATTAATGTTGGAGCAGGAGAAGCAATTAATGATGCAAAATACCTGGACTCTATTGTTGAAAACATCGGTGCAATTACCGGGCAACAGCCGGTAAAAACCAAGGCAAAGAAATCCGTATCGAACTTTAAACTTCGTGAAGGGATGCCTATTGGTTGCAAAGTTACTCTCAGAAAGAAAGTAATGTATGAGTTTCTGGATCGTTTGATTAACCTTGCTCTGCCAAGAACACGAGACTTTCAGGGTGTTCCAAATAAGAGTTTTGACGGCAGAGGAAACTACACGATGGGTATTAAAGAACATACCATCTTCCCGGAAATTGATGTTGATAGTACCAACCGGGTTCATGGAATGGACATTACATTTGTAACGAATGCAGAAACGGATGAGGAAGCATTCGCGCTTCTGAAGCATTTTGGAATGCCGTTCAAGAAGTAA